A portion of the Rhodococcus pseudokoreensis genome contains these proteins:
- the purH gene encoding bifunctional phosphoribosylaminoimidazolecarboxamide formyltransferase/IMP cyclohydrolase encodes MSERKAVRRALVSVYDKTGLVELATGLHKAGVELVSTGSTAAKIADAGIPVTPVEALTGFPECLEGRVKTLHPRVHAGVLADTRKPEHLAQLEELGIEAFQLVVVNLYPFTQTVASGATPDECVEQIDIGGPSMVRAAAKNHPSVAVVVDPARYDDVLTAIADGGFTLPERTALAAQAFQHTASYDVAVASWMTSTLVDSGDSQFPEWAGATWDRSAVLRYGENPHQAAALYVNSAAPAGLAQAEQLHGKEMSYNNYTDGDAAWRAAFDFSEPAVAIIKHANPCGIAVGADIAEAHRKAHACDPVSAYGGVIAANREVTVEMAEQVAEIFTEVIIAPSYADGALGVLQRKKNVRVLLAKAPTATGIELRPVSGGALLQERDVLDAEGDDPANWTLAVGDAADEQTLKDLEFAWRACRSVKSNAILLASDGASVGVGMGQVNRVDSAHLAVQRAGDRVVGSVGASDAFFPFPDGLQVLANAGVKAVVQPGGSVRDNEVIDAAKEAGITMYLTGARHFAH; translated from the coding sequence GCCTGCACAAGGCAGGCGTCGAGCTGGTGTCGACAGGGTCGACCGCAGCGAAGATCGCCGACGCCGGCATCCCGGTCACCCCCGTGGAGGCGCTGACGGGCTTCCCCGAATGCCTCGAGGGCCGGGTCAAGACCCTGCACCCGCGGGTGCACGCCGGCGTCCTCGCAGACACCCGGAAGCCGGAGCACTTGGCGCAGCTCGAGGAACTCGGCATCGAGGCGTTCCAGCTGGTGGTCGTGAACCTGTACCCGTTCACCCAGACCGTCGCCTCCGGTGCGACCCCCGACGAATGCGTCGAGCAGATCGACATCGGCGGTCCGTCCATGGTGCGCGCCGCCGCGAAGAACCACCCGTCGGTGGCCGTCGTGGTCGATCCCGCCCGCTACGACGACGTGCTCACCGCGATCGCGGACGGCGGTTTCACGCTGCCCGAGCGCACCGCCCTCGCCGCGCAGGCGTTCCAGCACACCGCGTCGTACGACGTCGCGGTCGCGAGCTGGATGACGTCCACGCTGGTGGACAGCGGCGACTCGCAGTTCCCCGAGTGGGCAGGCGCCACCTGGGACCGCTCGGCGGTCCTGCGGTACGGCGAGAACCCGCACCAGGCCGCGGCACTCTACGTGAACTCCGCCGCCCCGGCCGGTCTGGCGCAGGCCGAGCAGTTGCACGGCAAGGAAATGTCGTACAACAACTACACCGACGGCGACGCGGCGTGGCGTGCGGCGTTCGACTTCAGTGAACCGGCCGTCGCGATCATCAAGCACGCGAACCCCTGCGGCATCGCGGTCGGCGCCGACATCGCCGAGGCGCACCGCAAGGCACACGCCTGCGACCCGGTCAGCGCGTACGGCGGAGTCATCGCCGCGAACCGCGAGGTCACCGTCGAGATGGCCGAGCAGGTCGCCGAGATCTTCACCGAGGTGATCATCGCCCCGTCCTACGCGGACGGCGCGCTCGGTGTGCTGCAGCGCAAGAAGAACGTCCGCGTCCTCCTCGCGAAGGCGCCCACCGCGACGGGAATCGAACTGCGTCCCGTGTCCGGTGGGGCACTCCTCCAGGAGCGCGACGTGCTCGACGCCGAGGGCGACGACCCCGCCAACTGGACCCTGGCCGTCGGCGACGCCGCCGACGAGCAGACCCTGAAGGATCTCGAGTTCGCGTGGCGCGCGTGCCGTTCGGTGAAGTCCAACGCCATCCTGCTCGCCTCCGACGGTGCGTCGGTCGGCGTCGGCATGGGCCAGGTCAACCGCGTCGACTCCGCGCACCTCGCGGTGCAGCGGGCCGGTGACCGGGTGGTCGGGTCGGTGGGCGCGTCGGACGCGTTCTTCCCGTTCCCCGACGGACTGCAGGTGCTCGCGAACGCCGGCGTCAAGGCCGTCGTGCAGCCGGGTGGTTCCGTCCGCGACAACGAGGTGATCGATGCGGCCAAGGAAGCCGGCATCACCATGTACCTGACGGGTGCGCGACACTTCGCGCACTAG
- a CDS encoding alpha/beta fold hydrolase: MPDTEITFASGAVTYYGSLRIPADVNGSAPAALLLAGSGPTDRNGDSALLPGDIGTLRHLADVLEQHGIASLRYDKIGSGETALGPYEVEEVGGLGFTTFVDAASAGLDFLAAQPGVDPSQLIVIGHSDGGLVALALATAENESRVRAVGLLEPLSVRLLDLLTTQIHGQLDAVVGAGQLPVELADELRLALADTVESLRTSGTIPDDLPEPLQNAGLVHANAKALAEEDALDPRALAGRLPAGFPVLTSCSAKDIQVQLADVDGLNDALAHTALTPVRMTNANHVLKDVGDRPSTGPDYVEPLPYSAEFTEPFGRWIASL; the protein is encoded by the coding sequence ATGCCTGACACCGAGATCACCTTCGCCAGCGGTGCCGTCACCTACTACGGCAGCCTCCGCATCCCCGCCGACGTGAACGGGTCGGCGCCCGCCGCACTGCTGCTCGCCGGCAGCGGTCCGACCGATCGCAACGGCGACAGCGCCCTGCTCCCCGGTGACATCGGAACCCTGCGCCACCTCGCCGACGTGCTCGAACAGCACGGCATTGCGAGCCTGCGCTACGACAAGATCGGCAGCGGCGAAACCGCCCTCGGTCCGTACGAGGTGGAAGAGGTCGGCGGTCTCGGCTTCACCACCTTCGTCGACGCCGCGTCCGCCGGCCTCGACTTCCTGGCCGCCCAGCCCGGGGTCGACCCGTCGCAGCTGATCGTCATCGGGCACAGCGACGGCGGACTCGTCGCCCTCGCGCTCGCCACCGCGGAGAACGAGTCGCGGGTCCGCGCCGTCGGACTGCTCGAACCGCTCAGCGTCCGGCTCCTCGACCTGCTCACCACGCAGATCCACGGACAGCTCGACGCCGTCGTCGGCGCCGGGCAGCTGCCGGTGGAACTGGCCGACGAACTGCGGCTCGCGCTCGCGGACACTGTCGAATCGCTCCGCACGTCGGGCACGATCCCCGACGACCTGCCGGAGCCCCTGCAGAACGCCGGGCTGGTCCATGCCAACGCCAAGGCGCTCGCGGAGGAGGACGCCCTCGACCCCCGCGCACTGGCCGGCCGGCTGCCCGCCGGTTTCCCGGTCCTCACGAGCTGCTCCGCGAAGGACATTCAGGTGCAACTCGCGGACGTCGACGGCCTGAACGACGCCCTCGCGCACACCGCGCTGACGCCGGTGCGGATGACGAACGCCAATCACGTCCTCAAGGACGTCGGCGACCGTCCGTCCACCGGACCGGATTACGTGGAACCGCTGCCCTACTCGGCGGAGTTCACCGAACCGTTCGGCAGGTGGATCGCGTCGCTGTGA
- a CDS encoding vWA domain-containing protein, with protein MSRKAERGPHNARYGPYEGGDPLAAPVDLREALAAIGDDVFAGSSPRQALREMLRRGNRDMRGLDELAAEANRRRRELLKRNNLNGTLEEVRELLDRAVLEERKTLARALDDDARFSEMRLEELSPSTAQAVQELADYDWRSSEARADYEKIRDLLGREVLDQRFAGMKQALEGATEEDRERIREMLADLNDLLDKHSRGEDTQEQFDEFMDKHGEYFPENPRNVEELLDSLAQRAAAAQRLRNSLSQEQRDELDALAQQAFGDPSLIGQLDRLDQHLQAARPGEDWQGAQRFRGDDGMGLGEGTGALQDIAELESLAEQLSQQYAGAQLDDIDAEALARQLGDEAAADAQTLAELEKALRDQGFFDRGADGQWRLSPKAMRQLGQTALRDVAQQLSSRGGQRETRRAGSMGEPTGASREWAFGDTEPWDVTRTITNAVLRAASDPVERGRVPVRLSVADVEVMETEQRSQAAVALLVDTSFSMVMEGRWVPMKRTALALNHLVSTRFRSDELQLISFGRHAQVLTPSELAGLDGAWDQGTNLHHALLLAARHLRRHPNAQPVVLIVTDGEPTAHLEPDGFAYFDYPPSARTLGLTVRELDTLARLGAHVTFFRLGEDPGLARVVDRMAERVGGRVVAPGLDGLGAAVVSDYMRRRR; from the coding sequence ATGTCCCGCAAGGCGGAACGCGGGCCGCACAATGCGCGGTACGGGCCGTACGAGGGCGGTGATCCGCTGGCGGCGCCGGTGGACCTGCGCGAGGCCCTCGCCGCGATCGGCGACGACGTGTTCGCGGGTAGTTCGCCGCGGCAGGCGTTGCGCGAGATGCTGCGGCGCGGCAACCGGGACATGCGCGGGCTGGACGAGCTTGCGGCCGAGGCCAATCGGCGCCGCCGCGAGCTGCTGAAGCGGAACAACCTGAACGGCACCCTCGAAGAGGTCCGGGAACTCCTCGACCGCGCGGTCCTCGAGGAACGCAAGACGCTGGCCCGCGCGCTCGACGACGACGCCCGCTTCTCCGAGATGCGTCTCGAGGAACTGTCGCCGTCCACCGCGCAGGCCGTGCAGGAACTCGCCGACTACGACTGGCGTAGTTCCGAAGCCCGCGCCGACTACGAGAAGATCCGCGACCTGCTGGGCCGCGAGGTGCTGGACCAGCGGTTCGCCGGCATGAAGCAGGCGCTCGAGGGCGCCACGGAAGAAGACCGCGAACGCATCCGGGAGATGCTCGCCGATCTCAACGACCTGCTCGACAAGCATTCCCGCGGCGAGGACACGCAGGAACAGTTCGACGAGTTCATGGACAAACACGGGGAGTACTTCCCCGAGAACCCGCGCAACGTCGAGGAACTGCTCGACTCGCTGGCCCAGCGCGCAGCGGCGGCGCAGCGGCTGCGGAACTCGCTGTCGCAGGAGCAGCGCGACGAACTCGACGCGCTGGCGCAACAGGCGTTCGGCGATCCGTCGCTGATCGGACAGCTGGACCGCCTGGACCAGCACCTACAGGCCGCGCGCCCGGGCGAGGACTGGCAGGGCGCGCAGCGGTTCCGCGGCGACGACGGCATGGGCCTCGGCGAGGGCACCGGCGCGTTGCAGGACATCGCGGAACTCGAGTCGCTCGCCGAGCAACTGTCGCAGCAGTACGCGGGCGCGCAACTCGACGACATCGACGCCGAAGCCCTGGCCCGGCAACTGGGCGACGAGGCGGCGGCGGATGCGCAGACCCTCGCCGAACTCGAGAAGGCCCTGCGGGACCAGGGATTCTTCGACCGCGGGGCGGACGGTCAGTGGCGGCTGTCGCCGAAGGCGATGCGCCAACTCGGTCAGACGGCCCTGCGGGACGTCGCGCAGCAACTGTCTTCGCGTGGCGGGCAACGGGAGACGCGGCGCGCCGGGTCGATGGGCGAGCCGACGGGGGCGTCCCGCGAGTGGGCGTTCGGCGACACCGAGCCGTGGGACGTCACGCGCACCATCACCAACGCGGTGCTGCGGGCGGCGTCCGATCCGGTCGAACGCGGTCGCGTCCCGGTCCGGTTGTCCGTCGCGGACGTAGAGGTGATGGAGACCGAGCAGCGGTCGCAGGCGGCGGTCGCTTTGCTGGTCGACACGTCGTTCTCGATGGTGATGGAGGGGCGGTGGGTGCCGATGAAACGCACCGCCCTCGCGCTGAACCACTTGGTGAGCACCCGGTTCCGCAGCGACGAACTGCAGCTCATCTCGTTCGGCAGGCACGCGCAGGTGCTGACGCCGTCGGAGCTGGCAGGCCTGGACGGCGCCTGGGACCAGGGCACCAACCTGCACCACGCGCTGCTGCTGGCCGCCCGGCATCTGCGCAGGCACCCCAACGCGCAGCCGGTGGTCCTGATCGTCACCGACGGGGAGCCGACGGCGCATCTGGAGCCGGACGGCTTCGCGTATTTCGACTACCCGCCGAGCGCCCGGACCCTCGGTCTGACGGTCCGGGAACTCGACACGCTCGCCCGGCTCGGCGCCCATGTCACGTTCTTCCGGCTCGGTGAGGATCCCGGTCTCGCGCGGGTGGTGGACCGGATGGCCGAACGGGTCGGCGGACGCGTCGTGGCGCCCGGTCTGGACGGTCTCGGCGCGGCCGTCGTCAGCGATTACATGCGTCGCAGGCGCTGA
- a CDS encoding N-acetylmuramoyl-L-alanine amidase, translating to MNRFAIKAGLGACVLGASVLIPAQVSAEPAATATGTELSGMTVFLDPGHQGSSEGHDLAQQVNDGRGNTKDCQTSGMTSLGGVPEHTINWNVTQLVKSSLESLGAKVVLSRQDDTGWGGCIDERARAASESNADLAVSIHADSTAQGEDAGKHGFHMIIPSLPIPDEKADAAQSGGGLEASKMMRDAYKSDGFVPANYAGVNDGLQTRADVAGPALTQVPLVFVEMGNGSNKEDSAQLESSDGQLKHAITITTGIVTYLLTGSETAPAQELAAAPAATTEPEASKDSASSTTTTTPKATTPKSTNPKSTAPDSTQLSELMDMLAPLLEVQGLDGLQDLVNDKNLGLVSDLASTLLAVITGAGGGN from the coding sequence ATGAACCGTTTTGCGATCAAGGCCGGTCTCGGCGCCTGCGTCCTGGGTGCGTCCGTGCTCATCCCTGCTCAGGTGTCGGCGGAACCCGCGGCGACGGCGACGGGCACCGAACTGTCCGGGATGACGGTGTTCCTCGACCCCGGACATCAGGGTTCCAGCGAGGGCCACGACCTCGCGCAGCAGGTGAACGACGGCCGCGGCAACACCAAGGACTGCCAGACGAGCGGCATGACGTCGCTGGGCGGGGTGCCCGAGCACACCATCAACTGGAACGTCACCCAGCTGGTGAAGAGCAGCCTCGAGAGCCTCGGCGCGAAGGTCGTCCTGAGTCGTCAGGACGACACCGGCTGGGGCGGGTGCATCGACGAAAGGGCTCGTGCGGCAAGCGAATCGAACGCCGATCTGGCGGTGAGCATTCACGCGGACTCGACGGCGCAGGGTGAGGACGCGGGCAAGCACGGGTTCCATATGATCATCCCGTCGCTGCCCATCCCCGACGAGAAGGCGGACGCGGCGCAGTCCGGCGGCGGGCTCGAGGCGTCGAAGATGATGCGCGACGCCTACAAGTCCGACGGCTTCGTTCCCGCCAACTACGCCGGCGTGAACGACGGCCTCCAGACCCGCGCCGACGTGGCCGGCCCGGCACTGACCCAGGTCCCGCTGGTGTTCGTCGAGATGGGCAACGGGTCCAACAAAGAGGACTCCGCGCAGCTGGAGAGCTCCGACGGCCAGTTGAAGCACGCCATCACCATCACGACGGGCATCGTCACCTACCTGTTGACGGGGTCGGAGACGGCGCCTGCCCAGGAGCTGGCGGCCGCTCCGGCCGCGACCACGGAACCCGAGGCGAGCAAGGACAGCGCGTCGTCGACGACCACCACGACCCCGAAGGCGACCACCCCGAAATCCACGAACCCGAAGTCGACGGCGCCGGACTCGACGCAGCTGTCCGAGCTGATGGACATGCTCGCGCCGCTGCTCGAAGTCCAGGGGCTGGACGGGCTGCAGGACCTCGTCAACGACAAGAACCTCGGGCTCGTGTCCGACCTGGCGAGCACGTTGCTGGCCGTGATCACCGGGGCCGGTGGGGGCAACTGA
- a CDS encoding sigma 54-interacting transcriptional regulator — protein MTSSEHRPSTVGELRESGHVQRTVKEEIRENLLAALRDGRDPWPGIVGFEETVEPQLERALIAGHDVVLLGERGQGKTRLLRTLNLLLDEWTPVIAGSELGEHPYEPITPASIRRAQELGDSLPVAWRHRSERYSEKLATPDTSVADLVGDVDPVKVAEGRSLGDPETIHFGLVPRAHRGIVAINELPDLAERIQVSLLNVMEERDIQVRGYTLRLPLDVLMVASANPEDYTNRGRIITPLKDRFGAEIRTHYPTRLDDEVAVILQEAHLTAEVPEYLLEILARFTRLLRESTSVDQRSGVSARFAVAGAETVSAAAVHRGAVLGEADPVARPVDLETVVDVLRGKVEFESGEEGREIEVLEHLLRRATADTVRTRLGGIDLAELVDAVEQGDPVVTGERITAKALLNELPELEVLDVLAERLGAESDGERAAAAEFALEGLYLARRISKNPDINGQTVYS, from the coding sequence GTGACGTCATCGGAACACAGACCTTCCACCGTCGGCGAGCTCCGCGAGTCGGGCCACGTTCAACGCACCGTGAAGGAAGAGATCCGCGAGAATCTGCTCGCGGCCCTACGCGACGGTCGTGATCCGTGGCCCGGCATCGTCGGTTTCGAGGAGACGGTGGAACCGCAACTCGAACGGGCACTCATCGCAGGTCACGACGTGGTGTTGCTCGGCGAACGAGGTCAGGGCAAGACCCGCCTCCTCCGCACCCTCAATCTGCTCCTCGACGAATGGACCCCGGTGATCGCCGGTTCCGAACTCGGGGAGCATCCCTATGAGCCCATCACCCCGGCGTCGATCCGCCGGGCGCAGGAACTGGGCGACAGCCTCCCCGTCGCGTGGCGGCACCGCAGTGAGCGGTACTCGGAGAAGCTCGCGACCCCCGACACGTCGGTGGCGGACCTCGTCGGCGACGTGGATCCGGTGAAGGTTGCGGAGGGTCGCAGTCTCGGCGACCCGGAGACCATCCACTTCGGTCTCGTTCCCCGCGCGCACCGGGGCATCGTCGCCATCAACGAGCTGCCCGACCTCGCCGAACGCATCCAGGTGTCGCTGCTCAACGTCATGGAGGAACGCGACATCCAGGTCCGCGGGTACACCCTCCGGTTGCCGCTGGACGTCCTCATGGTGGCGAGTGCGAACCCGGAGGACTACACGAACCGCGGTCGCATCATCACCCCGCTGAAGGACCGGTTCGGCGCCGAGATCCGGACGCACTACCCGACCCGTCTCGACGACGAGGTCGCGGTCATCCTCCAGGAAGCGCACCTCACCGCCGAGGTGCCCGAGTACCTTCTCGAGATCCTGGCCCGGTTCACCCGTCTGCTCCGCGAGTCGACGTCGGTCGATCAGCGGTCGGGGGTGTCCGCCCGCTTCGCGGTGGCGGGCGCCGAAACCGTCAGCGCGGCCGCGGTGCATCGCGGCGCCGTCCTCGGTGAGGCCGACCCGGTCGCGCGGCCCGTCGACCTCGAGACCGTCGTCGACGTGCTGCGGGGCAAGGTGGAATTCGAATCCGGTGAGGAGGGGCGCGAAATCGAGGTCCTCGAGCACCTGCTCCGGCGGGCGACGGCCGACACGGTCCGCACCCGGCTCGGCGGCATCGACCTCGCCGAACTCGTGGACGCCGTCGAACAGGGCGACCCGGTGGTCACCGGCGAACGGATCACGGCGAAGGCGCTGCTGAACGAGCTGCCCGAACTCGAGGTCCTCGACGTGCTCGCGGAGCGGCTGGGCGCGGAATCCGACGGCGAGCGGGCCGCGGCGGCCGAGTTCGCCCTCGAAGGGCTGTACCTGGCGCGGCGGATCTCCAAGAACCCGGACATCAACGGGCAGACGGTGTATTCGTAA